From Melanotaenia boesemani isolate fMelBoe1 chromosome 12, fMelBoe1.pri, whole genome shotgun sequence, a single genomic window includes:
- the si:dkey-251i10.3 gene encoding U3 small nucleolar RNA-associated protein 14 homolog A isoform X1 — MVRVSKKTEKKKNLEQNSGPEQNPDTHGRFADEDEEDSSGADEDVSGEEEDGEDDRKRRKLLEAISALGGQRKKPLAERSEAAVNMSEFTVSAEGEAGRMELSDLIGTIQTAPGMTAQNRKQLRGMERSRRTIECPLSKQDSERIQRDLAFQKAASAVSRWGSIITQSRRAEQLVFPLNQEPSGPRPVEKVVMCWKAQTPLEQEIFSLLAANKQPIVDPILTPTEEASLRAMSLEDAKVRRAELQKARALQSYYEAKARRERKIKSKKYHKVQNKAKRKDFLKQFDEMVKSDPAAAVEELNKMELARMQERMSLKHQNSGKWAKSKAIMAKYDEEARRAMQQQLEVNKDLTQKMVTSLNQEEEEEEEEEGAADMEKLPDFVNDAEKGRDSNPWMRGKLSEEPKEEETSGGAKEVEKEARPTAGGDEEEEEEEGEEEVLLREFDNKRKLRQEADKAAGAFVEKEGMGAEEEEMEEAQEKEEEAEMEEELSEFTKLFKGKTKSLKETEATEEATTAQLEEGLMRIRTMEDMELLSQDNLVTTPTTEHPPATEHPPATEQPPLRNRKRKKKGIELKEVLTKETKILHVPLCPTVEDSEDKVNQRGLIREAFAGDDVISDFLMDKRKQEELGKPKRVDLTLPGWGEWGGLGVKPSKAKRRRFRFRTAAPPPRRDQHLPSVVISEQRNSSLSLHQVNSLPFPFQNHAQFESSIRSPLGRTWNTERTVKKVTKPRVLTQLGAIIQPMTEEDLERDKEKMSAGRSRRPESRPSRPTRRK; from the coding sequence ATGGTCAGAGTTAGTAAGAAAAcggagaagaaaaagaatttgGAACAGAACTCCGGTCCGGAGCAGAACCCGGACACCCACGGAAGGTTCgcggatgaagatgaggaggacaGCAGCGGAGCTGATGAAGATGTCAGCGGTGAGGAAGAGGACGGAGAAGATGACAGAAAGCGGAGGAAGCTGCTGGAGGCTATCAGCGCGCTTGGAGGTCAGAGGAAAAAACCGCTGGCTGAGAGGTCCGAGGCGGCCGTGAACATGTCGGAGTTCACGGTGAGCGCGGAGGGGGAGGCCGGCAGGATGGAGCTGTCCGACCTGATCGGAACCATCCAGACGGCCCCCGGTATGACGGCCCaaaacaggaagcagctgcGGGGGATGGAGCGGAGTAGGAGGACCATCGAGTGTCCGCTTAGCAAGCAGGACTCAGAGCGGATCCAGAGAGACCTGGCTTTCCAGAAGGCCGCCTCAGCAGTGAGTCGCTGGGGCAGCATCATCACTCAGAGCCGCCGGGCCGAGCAGCTGGTCTTCCCTCTGAACCAAGAGCCCTCCGGACCCAGACCCGTGGAGAAGGTGGTGATGTGCTGGAAGGCTCAGACGCCACTGGAACAGGAAATCTTCAGTCTGCTGGCTGCTAACAAGCAGCCCATCGTCGACCCCATCCTGACCCCCACTGAGGAGGCCTCCCTAAGAGCCATGAGCCTGGAGGACGCCAAGGTCCGCCGGGCCGAGCTCCAGAAGGCCCGGGCCCTGCAGTCTTACTATGAAGCCAAGGCCCGCAGAGAGAGGAAGATCAAGAGCAAAAAGTACCACAAAGTCCAGAACAAGGCCAAGAGGAAGGATTTCCTGAAGCAGTTCGATGAGATGGTGAAGTCGGACCCGGCCGCCGCCGTGGAGGAGCTGAACAAGATGGAGCTGGCCCGGATGCAGGAGAGGATGTCCCTCAAGCACCAGAACAGCGGAAAGTGGGCCAAGTCCAAGGCCATCATGGCCAAATACGACGAGGAGGCCCGCAGAgccatgcagcagcagctggaggtgAACAAAGACCTGACCCAGAAGATGGTGACCTCCCTgaaccaggaggaggaggaggaggaggaggaggaaggagcagctgacatggagaagctgccaGACTTTGTGAATGATGCAGAGAAAGGACGGGATTCAAACCCGTGGATGAGAGGGAAACTCTCTGAAGAGCCCAAAGAGGAGGAGACGAGTGGAGGCGCTAAGGAGGTGGAGAAGGAGGCTCGTCCaacagcaggaggagatgaagaagaggaggaagaggaaggagaggaggaggtgctTCTAAGAGAGTTTGACAACAAGAGGAAACTTCGTCAGGAGGCTGACAAAGCAGCAGGAGCGTTTGTGGAAAAGGAGGGGATgggggcagaggaggaggagatggaggaggcacaggagaaggaggaagaggcggagatggaggaggagctttCAGAGTTCACTAAACTttttaagggaaaaacaaaaagcctgAAAGAGACAGAAGCAACGGAAGAAGCCACAACAGCTCAGCTGGAGGAAGGTCTGATGAGGATCAGGACCATGGAGGACATGGAGCTCCTCTCCCAGGACAACTTGGTCACAACCCCCACCACAGAGCACCCCCCCGCCACAGAGCACCCCCCCGCCACAGAGCAGCCGCCCCTCAGaaacaggaagaggaagaagaaagggATCGAACTGAAAGAAGTCCTCACCAAAGAGACCAAGATCCTCCATGTGCCCCTGTGTCCCACCGTGGAGGACTCGGAGGACAAAGTGAACCAGAGAGGACTCATCAGAGAGGCTTTTGCTGGAGACGATGTCATCTCCGACTTCCTCATGGATAAAAGGAAGCAGGAAGAATTGGGGAAGCCCAAGAGGGTGGACCTGACGCTGCCCGGCTGGGGCGAGTGGGGGGGTCTGGGCGTCAAGCCGTCGAAGGCCAAGCGGCGACGGTTCAGATTCAGGACCGCAGCACCGCCACCCAGAAGGGACCAGCATCTGCCCAGCGTCGTCATCTCGGAGCAGAGGAACAGCTCCCTGAGCCTCCACCAGGTGAACTCTCTGCCCTTCCCCTTCCAGAACCACGCTCAGTTCGAGAGCTCCATCCGGTCCCCGCTGGGCCGGACCTGGAACACGGAGCGCACCGTGAAGAAGGTCACCAAGCCCAGGGTGCTGACCCAGCTGGGTGCCATCATCCAGCCCATGACTGAGGAGGATCTGGAGCGGGACAAGGAGAAGATGTCAGCTGGGAGGAGCCGCAGGCCGGAGTCCAGACCCTCCAGACCCACCAGACGGAAGTGA
- the si:dkey-251i10.3 gene encoding U3 small nucleolar RNA-associated protein 14 homolog A isoform X2 translates to MVRVSKKTEKKKNLEQNSGPEQNPDTHGRFADEDEEDSSGADEDVSGEEEDGEDDRKRRKLLEAISALGGQRKKPLAERSEAAVNMSEFTVSAEGEAGRMELSDLIGTIQTAPGMTAQNRKQLRGMERSRRTIECPLSKQDSERIQRDLAFQKAASAVSRWGSIITQSRRAEQLVFPLNQEPSGPRPVEKVVMCWKAQTPLEQEIFSLLAANKQPIVDPILTPTEEASLRAMSLEDAKVRRAELQKARALQSYYEAKARRERKIKSKKYHKVQNKAKRKDFLKQFDEMVKSDPAAAVEELNKMELARMQERMSLKHQNSGKWAKSKAIMAKYDEEARRAMQQQLEVNKDLTQKMVTSLNQEEEEEEEEEGAADMEKLPDFVNDAEKGRDSNPWMRGKLSEEPKEEETSGGAKEVEKEARPTAGGDEEEEEEEGEEEVLLREFDNKRKLRQEADKAAGAFVEKEGMGAEEEEMEEELSEFTKLFKGKTKSLKETEATEEATTAQLEEGLMRIRTMEDMELLSQDNLVTTPTTEHPPATEHPPATEQPPLRNRKRKKKGIELKEVLTKETKILHVPLCPTVEDSEDKVNQRGLIREAFAGDDVISDFLMDKRKQEELGKPKRVDLTLPGWGEWGGLGVKPSKAKRRRFRFRTAAPPPRRDQHLPSVVISEQRNSSLSLHQVNSLPFPFQNHAQFESSIRSPLGRTWNTERTVKKVTKPRVLTQLGAIIQPMTEEDLERDKEKMSAGRSRRPESRPSRPTRRK, encoded by the exons ATGGTCAGAGTTAGTAAGAAAAcggagaagaaaaagaatttgGAACAGAACTCCGGTCCGGAGCAGAACCCGGACACCCACGGAAGGTTCgcggatgaagatgaggaggacaGCAGCGGAGCTGATGAAGATGTCAGCGGTGAGGAAGAGGACGGAGAAGATGACAGAAAGCGGAGGAAGCTGCTGGAGGCTATCAGCGCGCTTGGAGGTCAGAGGAAAAAACCGCTGGCTGAGAGGTCCGAGGCGGCCGTGAACATGTCGGAGTTCACGGTGAGCGCGGAGGGGGAGGCCGGCAGGATGGAGCTGTCCGACCTGATCGGAACCATCCAGACGGCCCCCGGTATGACGGCCCaaaacaggaagcagctgcGGGGGATGGAGCGGAGTAGGAGGACCATCGAGTGTCCGCTTAGCAAGCAGGACTCAGAGCGGATCCAGAGAGACCTGGCTTTCCAGAAGGCCGCCTCAGCAGTGAGTCGCTGGGGCAGCATCATCACTCAGAGCCGCCGGGCCGAGCAGCTGGTCTTCCCTCTGAACCAAGAGCCCTCCGGACCCAGACCCGTGGAGAAGGTGGTGATGTGCTGGAAGGCTCAGACGCCACTGGAACAGGAAATCTTCAGTCTGCTGGCTGCTAACAAGCAGCCCATCGTCGACCCCATCCTGACCCCCACTGAGGAGGCCTCCCTAAGAGCCATGAGCCTGGAGGACGCCAAGGTCCGCCGGGCCGAGCTCCAGAAGGCCCGGGCCCTGCAGTCTTACTATGAAGCCAAGGCCCGCAGAGAGAGGAAGATCAAGAGCAAAAAGTACCACAAAGTCCAGAACAAGGCCAAGAGGAAGGATTTCCTGAAGCAGTTCGATGAGATGGTGAAGTCGGACCCGGCCGCCGCCGTGGAGGAGCTGAACAAGATGGAGCTGGCCCGGATGCAGGAGAGGATGTCCCTCAAGCACCAGAACAGCGGAAAGTGGGCCAAGTCCAAGGCCATCATGGCCAAATACGACGAGGAGGCCCGCAGAgccatgcagcagcagctggaggtgAACAAAGACCTGACCCAGAAGATGGTGACCTCCCTgaaccaggaggaggaggaggaggaggaggaggaaggagcagctgacatggagaagctgccaGACTTTGTGAATGATGCAGAGAAAGGACGGGATTCAAACCCGTGGATGAGAGGGAAACTCTCTGAAGAGCCCAAAGAGGAGGAGACGAGTGGAGGCGCTAAGGAGGTGGAGAAGGAGGCTCGTCCaacagcaggaggagatgaagaagaggaggaagaggaaggagaggaggaggtgctTCTAAGAGAGTTTGACAACAAGAGGAAACTTCGTCAGGAGGCTGACAAAGCAGCAGGAGCGTTTGTGGAAAAGGAGGGGATgggggcagaggaggaggagatggaggag gagctttCAGAGTTCACTAAACTttttaagggaaaaacaaaaagcctgAAAGAGACAGAAGCAACGGAAGAAGCCACAACAGCTCAGCTGGAGGAAGGTCTGATGAGGATCAGGACCATGGAGGACATGGAGCTCCTCTCCCAGGACAACTTGGTCACAACCCCCACCACAGAGCACCCCCCCGCCACAGAGCACCCCCCCGCCACAGAGCAGCCGCCCCTCAGaaacaggaagaggaagaagaaagggATCGAACTGAAAGAAGTCCTCACCAAAGAGACCAAGATCCTCCATGTGCCCCTGTGTCCCACCGTGGAGGACTCGGAGGACAAAGTGAACCAGAGAGGACTCATCAGAGAGGCTTTTGCTGGAGACGATGTCATCTCCGACTTCCTCATGGATAAAAGGAAGCAGGAAGAATTGGGGAAGCCCAAGAGGGTGGACCTGACGCTGCCCGGCTGGGGCGAGTGGGGGGGTCTGGGCGTCAAGCCGTCGAAGGCCAAGCGGCGACGGTTCAGATTCAGGACCGCAGCACCGCCACCCAGAAGGGACCAGCATCTGCCCAGCGTCGTCATCTCGGAGCAGAGGAACAGCTCCCTGAGCCTCCACCAGGTGAACTCTCTGCCCTTCCCCTTCCAGAACCACGCTCAGTTCGAGAGCTCCATCCGGTCCCCGCTGGGCCGGACCTGGAACACGGAGCGCACCGTGAAGAAGGTCACCAAGCCCAGGGTGCTGACCCAGCTGGGTGCCATCATCCAGCCCATGACTGAGGAGGATCTGGAGCGGGACAAGGAGAAGATGTCAGCTGGGAGGAGCCGCAGGCCGGAGTCCAGACCCTCCAGACCCACCAGACGGAAGTGA
- the LOC121649874 gene encoding serine/arginine-rich splicing factor 4-like: MTSNLHREVSSSSSWSETRSETKSETKFETRSEIKSETKSEIRSETKSEIRFETKSEARSKTRSEIRSKIRSETKSEARSKTRSEINSKIMSETMSEIRSEARSKTRSETKSETRSKTRSETRSETRSEIRSENRSEARSKIRSEIRSETKFETRSEIKSETKSETRSETRSKIRSESKSKNRSETKSEIRSETKFETRSEIKSDTRSETKSEIRSETKSETRSKTRSEIRSETKSETRPEIKSETRSEIRSKIKFETRSETKPETRSETKSEIRSETKSENRSETRSEAKSETRSEIRSETKFETRSKTRSEIKSENRSETRSETKSETRSEVRSKARSKIRSENKFETRSETRSEISS; the protein is encoded by the exons ATGACCTCGAATTTACACAGAGAAgtttcttcatcatcctcatggtctgagaccaggtctgagaccaagtctgagaccAAGTttgagaccaggtctgagatCAAATCTGAGACCAAGTCTGAGATCAGGTCTGAGACCAAGTCTGAGATCAGGTTTGAGACCAAGTCTGAAGCCAGGTCTAAGACCAGGTCTGAGATCAGGTCTAAGATCAGGTCTGAGACCAAGTCTGAGGCCAGGTCTAAGACCAGGTCTGAGATCAATTCTAAGATCATGTCTGAGACCATGTCTGAGATCAGGTCTGAGGCCAGGTCtaagaccaggtctgagaccaa GTCTGAGACCAGGTCtaagaccaggtctgagaccaggtctgagacccGGTCTGAGATCAGGTCTGAGAACAGGTCTGAGGCCAGGTCTAAGATCAG GTCTGAGATCAGGTCTGAGACCAAGTttgagaccaggtctgagatCAAATCTgagaccaagtctgagaccaggtctgagaccagGTCTAagatcaggtctgagtccaagTCTAAGAACAGGTCTGAGACCAAGTCTGAGATCAGGTCTGAGACCAAGTttgagaccaggtctgagatCAAATCTGACACCAGGTCTGAGACCAAGTCTGAGATCAGGTCTgagaccaagtctgagaccAGGTCTAAGACCAGGTCTGAGATCAGGTCTgagaccaagtctgagaccAGGCCTGAGATCAAGTctgagaccaggtctgagatCAGGTCTAAGATCAAGTTTGAGACCAG GTCTGAGACCAAGCctgagaccaggtctgagaccaAGTCTGAGATCAGGTCTGAGACCAAGTCTGAGAACAGGTCGGAGACCAGGTCTGAGGCCAAGTctgagaccaggtctgagatCAGGTCTGAGACCAAGTttgagaccag gtcTAAGACCAGGTCTGAGATCAAGTCTGAGAACAGGTCTGAGACCAGATCTGAGACCAAATCTGAGACCAGGTCTGAAGTCAGGTCTAAGGCCAGGTCTAAGATCAGGTCTGAGAACAAGTttgagaccaggtctgagacccGGTCGGAGATCAGTTcttag
- the ccdc93 gene encoding coiled-coil domain-containing protein 93 isoform X1, with protein sequence MAAASSVFHRVRTGSKIGAQYDQDGNLIQVETREDEEQNHKLAEILELLLAAGYFRARIKGLSPFDKVVGGMTWCITTCSFDVDVDLLFQENSTIGQKIALTEKIVSVLPKMKCPHRLEPHQIQGLDFIHIFPVIQWLVKRAIETREEMGDYVRSYSVSQFQKTHSLPEDEDFLQRKDKAVKAVLDVLEVYKPLRKYRRQKEAGDLLDEESRVHSTLLEYGRRYGFSKQPKHEKVDEGKASLASQAAPPGKTEVLEEEDLQAAEEMRIKTLMTSMSVMANEEGRLTASAVGQIVGLQSEEIKQIASEYAEKQSELTSEERSERYGPLQQHRRAVASLSKQIQHQTKQLEELQARHAEVRVDCDEAKKKLVEANERSEKLEREMKCLEEMEAQADSGLLEKLRSLVMMNESLKQQEQEFRTHCREEMSRLQLNIQELKSASGQDTEDERERNELIDKQYNSDREKLQKIRLLMARRNREIAVLQRKIDEVPSRAELTQYQKRFIELYSQVSATHKETKQFFTLYNTLDDKKVYLEKEVNLLNSIHDNFQQAMSSSAAKEQFLRQMEQIVEGIKQSRIKMERKKQENKMRRDQLNDEYLELLDKQRLYFKTVKDFKEECRRNEMLLSKLRAKGAS encoded by the exons ATGGCGGCGGCTTCGTCTGTCTTCCACAGAGTCAGAACTGGTTCTAAAATCGGAGCGCAGTACGATCAAGATGGAAACCTGATCCAG GTGGAAACCAGAGAGGATGAAGAACAGAACCACAAACTGGCTGAGAtcctggagctgctgctggcAGCGGGCTACTTCCGGGCCCGGATCAAGGGACTGTCCCCGTTTGATAAG GTGGTTGGTGGGATGACCTGGTGCATCACAACATGCAGCTTTGACGTCGATGTAGACCTTCTCTTCCAGGAAAACTCCACCATCGGACAGAAGAT AGCCCTGACAGAGAAGATTGTTTCTGTCCTACCGAAGATGAAATGTCCTCATCGCCTTGAACCCCATCAGATCCAAGGACTGGATTTTATCCACATTTTTCCGGTCATTCAG tggcTGGTGAAGCGAGCCATAGAGACCAGGGAGGAGATGGGAGACTACGTCAGGTCCTACTCCGTTTCCCAGTTCCAGAAGACCCACAGCCTCCCTGAG GATGAAGACTTCCTCCAAAGGAAGGACAAGGCTGTGAAGGCAGTTCTGGATGTCCTG GAGGTGTACAAACCTCTGAGGAAGTACAGGAGGCAGAAAGAAGCAGGAGATCTGCTGGATGAGGAGTCCAGGGTCCACTCCACCCTGCTGGAGTACGGCAG GCGTTACGGATTCAGTAAGCAGCCCAAACATGAAAAG GTGGATGAGGGAAAGGCGTCGTTAGCCAGTCAGGCGGCGCCTCCTGGGAAGACTGAGGTGTTGGAGGAGGAGGACCTGCAGGCAGCAGAGGAG atgcgAATTAAAACTCTGATGACCAGCATGTCTGTGATGGCAAACGAAGAG GGGAGGCTGACGGCGAGCGCGGTGGGTCAGATCGTTGGACTGCAGTCTGAGGAAATCAAACAGATCGCCTCTGAGTACGCCGAGAAG CAGTCGGAGCTGACCTCGGAGGAGAGATCGGAGCGCTACGGACCACTGCAGCAGCACCGCAGGGCTGTCGCCTCGCTCAGCAAGCAGATCCAACACCAGAcgaagcagctggaggag CTCCAGGCCAGACATGCAGAGGTCAGGGTGGACTGTGATGAAGCCAAGAAGAAGCTGGTGGAG GCTAACGAGCGCTcagagaagctggagagagagatgaaatgtttggaggagatggaggCGCAGGCTGACAGTGG ccTGCTGGAGAAGTTGAGGTCTTTGGTGATGATGAATGAGAGTCTgaagcagcaggagcaggagtTCCGCACACACTGCAGA GAAGAGATGTCCCGTCTGCAGCTGAACATCCAGGAGTTAAAGTCAGCATCGGGACAAGATACAGAGGATGAGAGA GAGAGGAATGAGCTGATAGACAAACAGTACAACTCAGATCGGGAGAAGCTCCAGAAGATCCGCCTGCTCATG GCTCGTAGGAACCGTGAGATCGCGGTCCTGCAGAGGAAGATCGACGAGGTGCCGAGCCGAGCCGAACTGACCCAGTATCAGAAGAGATTCATTGAACTCTACAGCCAAG TTTCTGCTACGCACAAGGAGACCAAGCAGTTCTTCACTCTGTACAACACGCTGGATGATAAGAAGGTCTATCTTGAGAAAGAG GTGAATCTGCTGAATTCCATCCATGACAACTTCCAGCA AGCCATGTCGTCTTCAGCAGCCAAGGAGCAGTTCCTCCGACAGATGGAGCAGATCGTGGAGGGAATCAAGCAGAGTCGCATCAAG ATGGAGAGGAAGAAGCAGGAGAACAAAATGAGGAGAGATCAGCTGAACGATGAGTACCTGGAGCTGCTCGATAAGCAGAGGCTCTACTTCAAAACTGTCAAAGACTTTAAAGAG
- the ccdc93 gene encoding coiled-coil domain-containing protein 93 isoform X2 — MKCPHRLEPHQIQGLDFIHIFPVIQWLVKRAIETREEMGDYVRSYSVSQFQKTHSLPEDEDFLQRKDKAVKAVLDVLEVYKPLRKYRRQKEAGDLLDEESRVHSTLLEYGRRYGFSKQPKHEKVDEGKASLASQAAPPGKTEVLEEEDLQAAEEMRIKTLMTSMSVMANEEGRLTASAVGQIVGLQSEEIKQIASEYAEKQSELTSEERSERYGPLQQHRRAVASLSKQIQHQTKQLEELQARHAEVRVDCDEAKKKLVEANERSEKLEREMKCLEEMEAQADSGLLEKLRSLVMMNESLKQQEQEFRTHCREEMSRLQLNIQELKSASGQDTEDERERNELIDKQYNSDREKLQKIRLLMARRNREIAVLQRKIDEVPSRAELTQYQKRFIELYSQVSATHKETKQFFTLYNTLDDKKVYLEKEVNLLNSIHDNFQQAMSSSAAKEQFLRQMEQIVEGIKQSRIKMERKKQENKMRRDQLNDEYLELLDKQRLYFKTVKDFKEECRRNEMLLSKLRAKGAS; from the exons ATGAAATGTCCTCATCGCCTTGAACCCCATCAGATCCAAGGACTGGATTTTATCCACATTTTTCCGGTCATTCAG tggcTGGTGAAGCGAGCCATAGAGACCAGGGAGGAGATGGGAGACTACGTCAGGTCCTACTCCGTTTCCCAGTTCCAGAAGACCCACAGCCTCCCTGAG GATGAAGACTTCCTCCAAAGGAAGGACAAGGCTGTGAAGGCAGTTCTGGATGTCCTG GAGGTGTACAAACCTCTGAGGAAGTACAGGAGGCAGAAAGAAGCAGGAGATCTGCTGGATGAGGAGTCCAGGGTCCACTCCACCCTGCTGGAGTACGGCAG GCGTTACGGATTCAGTAAGCAGCCCAAACATGAAAAG GTGGATGAGGGAAAGGCGTCGTTAGCCAGTCAGGCGGCGCCTCCTGGGAAGACTGAGGTGTTGGAGGAGGAGGACCTGCAGGCAGCAGAGGAG atgcgAATTAAAACTCTGATGACCAGCATGTCTGTGATGGCAAACGAAGAG GGGAGGCTGACGGCGAGCGCGGTGGGTCAGATCGTTGGACTGCAGTCTGAGGAAATCAAACAGATCGCCTCTGAGTACGCCGAGAAG CAGTCGGAGCTGACCTCGGAGGAGAGATCGGAGCGCTACGGACCACTGCAGCAGCACCGCAGGGCTGTCGCCTCGCTCAGCAAGCAGATCCAACACCAGAcgaagcagctggaggag CTCCAGGCCAGACATGCAGAGGTCAGGGTGGACTGTGATGAAGCCAAGAAGAAGCTGGTGGAG GCTAACGAGCGCTcagagaagctggagagagagatgaaatgtttggaggagatggaggCGCAGGCTGACAGTGG ccTGCTGGAGAAGTTGAGGTCTTTGGTGATGATGAATGAGAGTCTgaagcagcaggagcaggagtTCCGCACACACTGCAGA GAAGAGATGTCCCGTCTGCAGCTGAACATCCAGGAGTTAAAGTCAGCATCGGGACAAGATACAGAGGATGAGAGA GAGAGGAATGAGCTGATAGACAAACAGTACAACTCAGATCGGGAGAAGCTCCAGAAGATCCGCCTGCTCATG GCTCGTAGGAACCGTGAGATCGCGGTCCTGCAGAGGAAGATCGACGAGGTGCCGAGCCGAGCCGAACTGACCCAGTATCAGAAGAGATTCATTGAACTCTACAGCCAAG TTTCTGCTACGCACAAGGAGACCAAGCAGTTCTTCACTCTGTACAACACGCTGGATGATAAGAAGGTCTATCTTGAGAAAGAG GTGAATCTGCTGAATTCCATCCATGACAACTTCCAGCA AGCCATGTCGTCTTCAGCAGCCAAGGAGCAGTTCCTCCGACAGATGGAGCAGATCGTGGAGGGAATCAAGCAGAGTCGCATCAAG ATGGAGAGGAAGAAGCAGGAGAACAAAATGAGGAGAGATCAGCTGAACGATGAGTACCTGGAGCTGCTCGATAAGCAGAGGCTCTACTTCAAAACTGTCAAAGACTTTAAAGAG